A DNA window from Buttiauxella agrestis contains the following coding sequences:
- a CDS encoding ribosomal protein uL16 3-hydroxylase: MDYQLDLNWPDFIANYWQKRPVVLKRGFKNFIDPISPDELAGLAMENEVDSRLVSHNEGRWQVSHGPFQSYDHLGENNWSLLVQAVNHWHEQSARLMRPFRALPDWRIDDLMISFSVPGGGVGPHYDQYDVFIIQGVGRRRWRVGEKVALKQHCPHPDLLQVEPFDAIIDEEMEPGDILYIPPGFPHEGYSLENSMNYSVGFRAPSGRELISGFADYVLQRELGSQRYTDPDVPVRQHPADVLPQEMDTLREMMLDLINQPEHFKTWFGEFVSQSRHELDVAPPEPPYQPDEIYDALKQGDAITRLGGLRVLRIADEIYVNGEKIDSPHRPALEALASNITLKAEMFGDALEDPSFLAMLAALVNSGYWYFED, translated from the coding sequence ATGGACTATCAACTCGACCTAAATTGGCCCGATTTCATCGCGAACTACTGGCAAAAACGCCCGGTGGTTCTAAAACGTGGCTTCAAAAACTTCATCGACCCTATCTCCCCGGATGAACTCGCAGGCCTTGCCATGGAAAACGAGGTGGACAGCCGCCTGGTCAGCCATAACGAAGGCAGATGGCAAGTCAGCCACGGTCCATTCCAGAGCTATGATCACCTGGGCGAAAACAACTGGTCTTTACTGGTTCAGGCCGTTAACCACTGGCATGAACAAAGCGCACGCTTAATGCGCCCCTTCCGCGCACTACCGGACTGGCGAATTGACGATCTGATGATCTCTTTCTCGGTACCGGGCGGCGGCGTTGGCCCGCATTACGACCAGTACGACGTATTTATCATTCAGGGTGTTGGCCGCCGTCGCTGGCGTGTTGGGGAAAAAGTCGCCCTGAAACAGCACTGTCCGCATCCTGATTTGCTGCAAGTTGAACCGTTCGACGCCATCATCGACGAAGAGATGGAGCCGGGTGATATTCTCTATATCCCGCCTGGTTTCCCGCACGAAGGCTACTCGCTGGAAAACTCGATGAACTACTCTGTCGGTTTCCGCGCCCCAAGTGGCCGCGAGCTGATCAGTGGTTTTGCCGATTACGTGCTGCAACGTGAACTGGGCAGCCAGCGTTATACCGACCCTGATGTGCCTGTGCGCCAGCATCCTGCGGATGTTCTGCCGCAAGAGATGGATACATTACGCGAAATGATGCTGGATCTTATCAACCAGCCTGAACACTTCAAAACCTGGTTCGGTGAGTTTGTTTCCCAATCACGCCACGAACTTGACGTCGCTCCGCCAGAACCGCCGTATCAACCTGATGAGATTTACGACGCCCTGAAACAGGGTGATGCCATTACTCGCCTGGGTGGCTTACGCGTGCTGCGTATTGCCGATGAGATTTACGTTAACGGCGAAAAAATTGACAGCCCGCATCGCCCGGCTCTTGAAGCACTGGCGAGCAACATCACACTGAAAGCAGAAATGTTTGGTGATGCGCTGGAAGACCCGTCGTTCCTGGCCATGCTGGCCGCACTGGTTAACAGCGGTTACTGGTACTTCGAGGATTAA
- the pepT gene encoding peptidase T, with product MDKLLERFLHYVSLDTQSKPGVKQVPSTEGQWKLLRLLKEQMEEMGLVNVTLGDHGTVMGTLPSNVDKKVPAIGFISHVDTAPDFTGKNVNPQIVENYRGGDIALGIGDEVLSPVMFPVLHQLLGQTLITTDGKTLLGADDKAGIAEIMTAMTVLKEKNIPHGDIRVAFTPDEEVGKGAKHFDVEAFDARWAYTVDGGGVGELECENFNAASVTIKIVGNNVHPGSAKGVMVNALSLAARIHAEVPANESPECTEGYEGFYHLHGIKGSVDRAEMHYIIRDFDREQFEARKRKMMDIAKKVGKGLHPDCYIELIIDDSYYNMREKVAEHPYIIEVAQQAMRDCDIEPIMKPIRGGTDGAQLSFKGLPCPNLFTGGYNYHGKHEFVTLEGMEKAVAVIVRIAELTAKRS from the coding sequence ATGGATAAATTACTTGAGCGTTTCTTACATTATGTCTCTTTGGATACGCAGTCCAAGCCGGGCGTAAAACAAGTTCCGAGCACAGAAGGGCAGTGGAAGTTGTTGCGATTGCTGAAAGAGCAAATGGAAGAGATGGGTTTGGTGAATGTGACTCTGGGCGATCATGGTACCGTGATGGGCACACTTCCTTCCAACGTCGATAAAAAAGTCCCGGCCATTGGTTTCATTTCCCACGTCGATACCGCACCTGATTTCACAGGTAAAAATGTGAATCCGCAGATTGTCGAAAATTATCGCGGTGGCGACATTGCGTTGGGTATCGGCGATGAAGTGCTCTCTCCGGTGATGTTCCCTGTTTTGCATCAATTGCTTGGGCAAACCCTGATTACCACCGATGGTAAAACGCTGCTCGGCGCGGATGATAAAGCCGGTATCGCCGAAATTATGACGGCGATGACGGTGCTCAAAGAGAAAAACATCCCCCACGGCGATATCCGCGTTGCTTTCACTCCTGATGAAGAAGTCGGTAAAGGCGCGAAACACTTTGATGTAGAAGCCTTTGATGCACGCTGGGCCTACACCGTTGATGGCGGCGGCGTCGGTGAACTGGAGTGCGAAAACTTCAATGCGGCGTCTGTGACCATTAAAATTGTCGGCAACAATGTTCACCCAGGGTCTGCAAAAGGGGTGATGGTTAATGCGCTGTCACTCGCTGCACGTATTCATGCCGAAGTACCGGCCAACGAAAGCCCTGAATGCACTGAAGGCTACGAAGGTTTTTATCATCTTCACGGCATAAAAGGTTCAGTTGATCGCGCTGAAATGCACTACATCATTCGTGATTTTGACCGCGAACAGTTTGAAGCTCGTAAGCGCAAGATGATGGATATCGCCAAAAAAGTGGGCAAGGGCCTGCACCCGGATTGCTATATCGAGCTGATTATCGACGATAGCTATTACAACATGCGCGAGAAAGTCGCCGAACACCCATACATTATCGAAGTGGCGCAACAGGCGATGCGTGATTGTGATATCGAGCCCATCATGAAACCGATTCGCGGCGGTACCGATGGCGCGCAGCTGTCATTCAAAGGTTTGCCTTGCCCGAATCTGTTCACCGGCGGCTATAACTACCACGGCAAACACGAGTTTGTGACGCTGGAAGGGATGGAGAAAGCGGTGGCGGTGATTGTCAGGATTGCGGAGCTGACGGCGAAGCGGAGTTAA